One genomic segment of Streptomyces sp. RKND-216 includes these proteins:
- a CDS encoding tetratricopeptide repeat protein — protein sequence MSVLGAQLLRRGDLDAAEPKLRAATAAGDRAAANNLGVLLHQRGYPDEAAGWWRVAAVAGSAAAAHALGRHHRERGDEPAAHYWLVQSAESGHALGAYALADLLAHRGEEGARDWFRAAAEQGHREAAYRLAKIAEDRGGEDGRKEAEQWYRQAAARGHRRAALRLGAILERRGELREAGRWYLTSAKDGESRAACALGFLLRDAGDEDSAAEWWRRAAEGGDGNAANALGALHASRGERQTAERWYRAALDAGDDNGAFNLGLLCSAQGRTAQAEQWYRRAAYAGHHEAANALAVLLLQRGDADGAEPWFSKAAEAGSVDAAFNLGILHVGRGDDHGARIWYGRAADDGHAEAALQVGLAHQRDGDDHAAERYLRRAAGGGSIEGAFRLGLLLEQQAQEPQEGSADVLPGRDEHEEWYERAAEQGHRRAQVRLGMCASARGDVVDAARWYRAAAEGGSPNGAFNLGLLLAREGGEPEAALWWARAAEAGHGRAALRLALVAARRGELAQGRRWCARAVELGPEEVAERAARLADALADELSA from the coding sequence ATGAGTGTGCTGGGCGCGCAACTGCTGCGCCGGGGAGATCTCGACGCCGCCGAGCCGAAGCTGCGCGCCGCGACGGCCGCGGGCGACCGCGCGGCGGCCAACAACCTGGGCGTGCTGTTGCACCAGCGCGGTTACCCCGACGAGGCGGCCGGATGGTGGCGGGTCGCCGCCGTGGCCGGCTCCGCCGCAGCGGCCCACGCGCTGGGCCGCCACCACCGGGAGCGGGGCGACGAACCGGCCGCGCACTACTGGCTGGTGCAGTCCGCCGAGTCCGGCCACGCGCTCGGGGCGTACGCTCTCGCCGACCTGCTCGCCCACCGCGGCGAGGAGGGCGCCCGGGACTGGTTCCGGGCCGCCGCAGAACAGGGCCACCGGGAGGCGGCGTACCGGCTCGCGAAGATCGCCGAGGACCGGGGGGGCGAGGACGGCCGCAAGGAGGCCGAGCAGTGGTACCGGCAGGCCGCAGCACGCGGCCACCGCCGCGCCGCGCTGCGCCTGGGCGCCATCCTCGAACGCCGCGGTGAGCTGAGGGAGGCGGGCCGTTGGTACCTCACCTCCGCCAAGGACGGCGAGTCCCGTGCCGCCTGCGCCCTGGGCTTCCTGCTCCGCGACGCCGGTGACGAGGACAGCGCCGCCGAGTGGTGGCGCCGCGCCGCCGAGGGCGGGGACGGCAACGCCGCCAACGCCCTCGGTGCCCTGCACGCCTCCCGTGGCGAGCGGCAGACCGCCGAGCGCTGGTACCGCGCCGCACTGGACGCCGGCGACGACAACGGCGCGTTCAACCTCGGCCTGCTCTGCTCCGCGCAGGGTCGTACGGCCCAGGCCGAGCAGTGGTACCGGCGTGCCGCGTACGCCGGACACCACGAGGCGGCGAACGCGCTGGCCGTCCTGCTGCTCCAGCGGGGTGACGCGGACGGTGCCGAGCCGTGGTTCTCGAAGGCCGCCGAGGCGGGCAGCGTGGACGCCGCCTTCAACCTCGGCATCCTCCACGTGGGCCGGGGCGACGATCACGGCGCGCGCATCTGGTACGGGCGCGCGGCGGACGACGGGCACGCGGAGGCGGCTCTCCAGGTCGGCCTCGCCCACCAGCGGGACGGCGACGACCACGCCGCCGAGCGCTACCTACGGCGTGCCGCGGGCGGCGGCAGCATCGAGGGCGCCTTCCGGCTGGGCCTGCTGTTGGAGCAGCAGGCGCAGGAGCCGCAGGAGGGCAGCGCCGACGTGCTGCCCGGCCGCGACGAGCACGAGGAGTGGTACGAGCGGGCGGCCGAGCAGGGCCACCGGCGCGCGCAGGTGCGGCTGGGCATGTGCGCTTCCGCGCGCGGCGACGTCGTGGACGCCGCCCGCTGGTACCGCGCGGCCGCCGAGGGCGGCAGCCCGAACGGCGCGTTCAACCTCGGGCTGCTGCTGGCCCGTGAGGGCGGCGAGCCCGAGGCCGCGCTGTGGTGGGCACGCGCGGCGGAGGCCGGCCACGGCCGTGCGGCCCTGCGGCTGGCGCTGGTCGCCGCCCGGCGCGGTGAGCTGGCCCAGGGCCGGCGCTGGTGTGCCCGGGCCGTCGAGCTGGGACCCGAGGAGGTCGCGGAGCGCGCGGCGCGGCTGGCCGACGCCCTCGCGGACGAGCTTTCGGCGTGA
- a CDS encoding UPF0182 family protein, with product MPDRGSGGPTGPRIRVGRPSRRARTLLMTAGVLAVLAMLFVMFAGFWTDWLWYRSLDYSSVFTTTLVTKVGLFAVFGLLMAAVVGLNIWLAHRLRPPLSAMSLEQQSLDRYRMGIAPYKRWILLGIAALVGLVSGASAAGQWRKWLLWVNGVDFGTTDPQFGMDVSFYAFDLPWYRFLLGFGFAATVLSLIAAGLVHYLYGGLRVTSPGARATAQATGHLSVLLGVFVALKAVAYWLDRYGLAVKGSDFKATENWTGLKYVDANAYLPAKTILFIIAIICAVLFFATLWRRTWQLPVIGFGLMVLSAILIGGLYPAIVQKFQVEPNEQAKETPYIKKNIKATRDAYNINDSRATNYSGTSKAGDQELRNAADTTAALRLLDPNVVSPTFQQKQQVRGYYEFPATLDVDRYTTEDGEEVDSVVGLREIDPQGIPKKGWINEHFKYTHGYGMVAAKGTEVDKDGEPVFLEKNLPPRGELGEYQPRIYYGEQTTTYSIVDGPQEEIDYVGDGEEVTYSYTGDGGVELSNPFNRAAYAMSFGEPRILYSGAIGEGSQILYNRTPKERVEAVAPWLTIDGDPYPAIVDGKVQWIVDAYTTTNNYPYSSRTTLGDTTTDALTDSQRSVVAQQNRVNYIRNSVKATVDAYTGEVELYQWDEKDPVLKTWMKAFPGTVEPKSAISKNLKEHMRYPQDLFKVQRELLTRYHVTSASQFYSGSERWQIPDDPTREGSTAVPPYYLSMKLPGEKEQTFSLTTTFNPVERETLGAFMAVDANATSPNYGRIDLLRLPSNTTVAGPQQVQSKINSDPEIADDLNILKRGDSEIEYGNLLTVPLRGGLLYVEPVYIEGANTSYPRMRKVVAVYGERVAFENTLEEALNNVFQADGTGDTGEDPGQDPGQDPGEDQDQGQDPGGDPPGAPDLQQALQDIEDAYERSEQAFREGDWGAYGRAQEDLKEAIQEAADAREGGGS from the coding sequence ATGCCGGACCGGGGCTCCGGAGGTCCCACCGGGCCACGGATCAGAGTGGGCCGACCTTCGCGGCGCGCCCGGACCTTGCTCATGACCGCGGGCGTGCTCGCGGTCCTCGCCATGCTCTTCGTCATGTTCGCCGGGTTCTGGACGGACTGGCTGTGGTACCGCTCGCTGGACTACAGCTCGGTCTTCACCACCACCCTGGTGACCAAGGTGGGGCTGTTCGCCGTTTTCGGCCTGCTGATGGCCGCCGTCGTCGGGCTGAACATCTGGCTCGCGCACCGGCTGCGACCGCCGCTGAGCGCCATGTCGCTGGAGCAGCAGAGCCTGGACCGGTACCGCATGGGCATCGCGCCGTACAAGAGGTGGATCCTGCTCGGCATCGCCGCGCTGGTCGGCCTCGTGTCCGGCGCGTCCGCCGCCGGGCAGTGGCGCAAGTGGCTTCTGTGGGTGAACGGCGTGGACTTCGGCACCACCGACCCCCAGTTCGGCATGGACGTCTCGTTCTACGCGTTCGACCTGCCGTGGTACCGCTTCCTGCTCGGCTTCGGGTTCGCCGCGACGGTGCTCTCGCTGATCGCCGCCGGCCTGGTGCACTACCTGTACGGCGGGCTGCGCGTCACCAGTCCCGGGGCCCGCGCCACCGCGCAGGCGACCGGCCACCTCTCGGTGCTGCTGGGCGTCTTCGTCGCTCTGAAGGCCGTGGCGTACTGGCTGGACCGGTACGGCCTCGCGGTGAAGGGCAGCGACTTCAAGGCCACGGAGAACTGGACCGGCCTGAAGTACGTCGACGCCAACGCGTACCTGCCGGCGAAGACCATCCTCTTCATCATCGCGATCATCTGCGCCGTGCTGTTCTTCGCGACCCTGTGGCGGCGCACCTGGCAGCTCCCCGTCATCGGCTTCGGCCTGATGGTGCTCTCCGCCATCCTCATCGGCGGCCTCTACCCGGCGATCGTGCAGAAGTTCCAGGTCGAGCCGAACGAGCAGGCCAAGGAAACGCCGTACATCAAGAAGAACATCAAGGCGACGCGCGACGCGTACAACATCAACGACTCGCGGGCGACCAACTACTCGGGCACCAGCAAGGCCGGCGACCAGGAGCTGCGGAACGCTGCGGACACCACCGCCGCCCTCCGCCTCCTCGACCCGAACGTCGTCTCGCCGACCTTCCAGCAGAAGCAGCAGGTGCGCGGGTACTACGAGTTCCCCGCGACGCTGGACGTGGACCGCTACACCACGGAGGACGGCGAGGAGGTCGACTCGGTGGTCGGTCTCCGTGAGATCGACCCGCAGGGCATCCCCAAGAAGGGATGGATCAACGAGCACTTCAAGTACACCCACGGCTACGGCATGGTGGCTGCGAAGGGCACAGAGGTCGACAAGGACGGCGAGCCAGTCTTCCTGGAGAAGAACCTGCCGCCGCGGGGCGAGCTGGGCGAGTACCAGCCGCGGATCTACTACGGCGAGCAGACGACCACGTACTCGATCGTCGACGGCCCGCAGGAGGAGATCGACTACGTCGGGGACGGTGAGGAGGTCACCTACTCCTACACCGGCGACGGCGGCGTCGAGCTGTCCAACCCGTTCAACCGGGCCGCGTACGCGATGAGCTTCGGCGAGCCGCGCATCCTGTACTCGGGTGCCATCGGCGAGGGCTCGCAGATCCTCTACAACCGGACGCCGAAGGAGCGGGTCGAGGCGGTCGCCCCGTGGCTGACGATCGACGGCGACCCCTACCCGGCGATCGTGGACGGCAAGGTCCAGTGGATCGTCGACGCCTACACGACGACCAACAACTACCCGTACTCCTCCCGCACCACGCTGGGCGACACCACCACCGACGCCCTGACCGACAGCCAGCGCTCGGTCGTCGCTCAGCAGAACCGGGTCAACTACATCCGCAACTCGGTGAAGGCCACCGTCGACGCCTACACCGGCGAGGTCGAGCTCTACCAGTGGGACGAGAAGGACCCGGTGCTGAAGACCTGGATGAAGGCCTTCCCCGGCACGGTGGAGCCGAAGAGCGCGATCAGCAAGAACCTCAAGGAGCACATGCGGTATCCGCAGGACCTGTTCAAGGTCCAGCGCGAGCTGCTCACCCGCTACCACGTCACGTCCGCCTCGCAGTTCTACAGCGGCAGCGAGCGCTGGCAGATCCCGGACGACCCCACGCGCGAGGGCAGCACGGCCGTTCCGCCGTACTACCTGAGTATGAAGCTGCCGGGGGAGAAGGAGCAGACGTTCTCGCTGACCACCACCTTCAACCCGGTGGAGCGTGAGACGCTCGGCGCCTTCATGGCGGTGGACGCGAACGCGACGAGTCCGAACTACGGGCGGATCGACCTGCTGAGACTGCCGTCCAACACCACGGTGGCCGGACCGCAACAGGTGCAGAGCAAGATCAACTCCGACCCGGAGATCGCCGACGACCTCAACATCCTCAAACGCGGCGACTCCGAGATCGAGTACGGCAACCTGCTGACGGTGCCGCTCCGGGGTGGCCTGCTCTACGTCGAGCCGGTCTACATCGAGGGCGCGAACACCAGCTATCCGCGGATGCGGAAGGTCGTCGCGGTCTACGGCGAACGGGTCGCGTTCGAGAACACGCTGGAGGAGGCGCTGAACAACGTCTTCCAGGCCGACGGCACCGGCGACACGGGTGAGGATCCCGGTCAGGACCCGGGTCAGGACCCCGGTGAGGACCAGGACCAGGGTCAGGACCCGGGCGGCGATCCGCCCGGCGCCCCGGACCTCCAGCAGGCCCTCCAGGACATCGAGGACGCCTACGAGCGCAGCGAGCAGGCTTTCCGCGAGGGTGACTGGGGTGCCTACGGGCGAGCCCAGGAAGACCTGAAGGAGGCCATCCAGGAGGCCGCCGACGCGCGTGAGGGCGGCGGTTCCTGA
- a CDS encoding SDR family oxidoreductase: protein MSSSPSDVRAARTPVVAVTGAASGVGALLTERLAASPEIKQVIALDERRGEVDGVEWHTLDVRDPAIADRLRGDTRPVDVVVHLALDLDLEADPAARTAYNVRGAQTVLTAAAAAGVPRVVVCTSAMVYGALPDNDVPLAEDAELRATAEATGLGDLLEIERLAHRAPRAHPGLSVTVLRPAVLVGGTDTALTRYFESPRLLVVAGSRPCWQFCHVDDLVSALEYAVLGKVDGELAVGCDGWLEQEEVEELTGIRRMELPSSVALGAASRLHRLGITPSPAGDLAYTMHPWVVSGSRLHDAGWRPAWTNEEVLAELLEEVAGRHTVAGRRLGRKDATAAGAAGATVALLGAAAVVRRARKRRGV from the coding sequence GTGAGTTCCTCTCCGTCCGACGTTCGCGCAGCGCGAACCCCCGTCGTCGCCGTCACCGGCGCGGCCTCGGGAGTGGGTGCCCTGCTCACCGAGCGGCTCGCCGCCTCGCCGGAGATCAAGCAGGTCATTGCCCTGGACGAGCGTCGCGGGGAGGTGGACGGCGTCGAGTGGCACACCCTCGACGTGCGGGACCCGGCCATTGCCGACCGGCTGCGCGGCGACACCCGCCCCGTCGACGTGGTGGTCCACCTGGCGCTCGACCTGGACCTGGAAGCCGACCCGGCGGCCCGTACCGCCTACAACGTGCGCGGCGCGCAGACCGTGCTCACGGCGGCCGCCGCGGCCGGGGTGCCGCGCGTCGTGGTCTGCACCTCGGCGATGGTCTACGGAGCCCTCCCGGACAACGACGTGCCGCTGGCGGAGGACGCCGAGCTGCGGGCCACCGCGGAGGCCACGGGCCTGGGCGACCTGCTGGAGATCGAACGTCTGGCGCACCGCGCACCCCGCGCCCACCCGGGCCTGAGCGTCACTGTGCTCCGGCCTGCCGTGCTGGTCGGCGGCACGGACACCGCGTTGACCCGCTACTTCGAGTCGCCGCGCCTGCTGGTGGTCGCCGGCTCGCGGCCGTGCTGGCAGTTCTGTCACGTGGACGACCTGGTCAGCGCCCTGGAGTACGCGGTGCTGGGGAAGGTCGACGGTGAGCTGGCCGTGGGCTGCGACGGCTGGCTGGAGCAGGAGGAGGTGGAGGAGCTGACCGGCATCCGGCGCATGGAGCTGCCGTCGTCGGTCGCGCTCGGCGCCGCCTCCCGGCTGCACCGGCTGGGCATAACACCCTCCCCGGCCGGCGACCTGGCGTACACCATGCACCCCTGGGTGGTCAGCGGCAGCAGGCTGCACGACGCGGGCTGGCGCCCGGCCTGGACGAACGAGGAGGTGCTGGCCGAGCTGCTGGAGGAGGTCGCCGGCCGGCACACGGTCGCGGGCCGCCGCCTCGGCCGCAAGGACGCCACCGCGGCCGGCGCCGCCGGCGCCACGGTCGCCCTGCTGGGCGCCGCGGCGGTGGTGCGCCGGGCACGCAAGCGCCGGGGCGTCTGA
- a CDS encoding PPA1309 family protein, with translation MNSNATGGTPMATSPLTRAVLEIDEYAAGLGWDQPARLFALVDTARLRAEEPGLAEQLGVQASDEEQPGVLALTPVEQDELPPGTPLDEFLGTIGWPDAVAGCALTIERLMLPPSAEDSAPEDMDEAGLSRWVAEHPERQEVRMTVGVLRDGARESALRLREKDASTEVLTGAGLVPGLADALASTFDETD, from the coding sequence ATGAACAGCAACGCGACAGGCGGCACCCCAATGGCCACGAGCCCCCTGACCAGGGCGGTTCTCGAGATCGACGAGTACGCGGCGGGTCTGGGATGGGATCAGCCCGCACGGCTCTTCGCCCTGGTCGACACCGCGAGACTGCGCGCCGAGGAGCCCGGACTCGCCGAACAGCTCGGTGTGCAAGCCAGCGACGAGGAGCAGCCGGGCGTCCTCGCACTCACCCCCGTCGAGCAGGACGAGCTGCCACCCGGCACACCGCTCGACGAGTTCCTGGGCACGATCGGCTGGCCGGACGCCGTGGCAGGCTGCGCGCTCACCATCGAGCGGCTGATGCTGCCGCCCTCCGCCGAGGACTCGGCACCCGAGGACATGGACGAGGCTGGGCTGTCGCGGTGGGTCGCCGAACACCCGGAGCGGCAGGAGGTCCGGATGACCGTGGGCGTGCTGCGCGACGGCGCCCGCGAGTCGGCACTGCGGCTGCGGGAGAAGGACGCCTCGACGGAGGTCCTCACCGGTGCCGGGCTGGTGCCGGGGCTGGCGGACGCCCTCGCCTCGACCTTCGACGAGACGGACTGA
- a CDS encoding PDZ domain-containing protein, with amino-acid sequence MPRRTATMLASTLLLIALLCGVVLIKVPYAEMSPGPTYNTLGEVEGEQVLSFPGKDIPEDAYGGHLNMTTVRVTGSEYRMDLFTALHGWLSEDDAVVPHEILYPEDKSAEEVDQQNAEEFSQSQESAKAAALKAIGEPVTARVVVQAVIEGGPSQGTLHAGDIIRSVDGEQVRKPTDVADIVTRHEPGEKVRFTVVPADEVEDAQKDGRGIGSLDGEQVTVRTEKAPEDGRAIVGIQPGITHTFPFRIDISLADVGGPSAGMMFALGIIDKLTPEDKLTGGAFVAGTGTIDATGRVGAIGGIGMKTIAAHDKGAEYFLTPAKNCSSALAHKPDGLTLVEVETLDDALGALEKIRAGETADLPRCGG; translated from the coding sequence ATGCCACGCCGCACCGCGACCATGCTTGCGTCCACGCTGCTGCTCATAGCCCTGCTGTGCGGGGTCGTGCTGATCAAGGTGCCGTACGCGGAGATGTCCCCGGGGCCGACGTACAACACGCTGGGCGAAGTGGAGGGCGAGCAGGTGCTGAGCTTCCCGGGCAAGGACATCCCGGAGGACGCCTACGGCGGGCACCTCAACATGACGACCGTCCGCGTCACCGGTTCCGAGTACCGGATGGACCTGTTCACCGCCCTGCACGGCTGGCTCAGCGAGGACGACGCGGTGGTGCCGCACGAGATCCTCTACCCGGAGGACAAGTCGGCCGAGGAGGTCGACCAGCAGAACGCGGAGGAGTTCAGCCAGTCCCAGGAGAGCGCCAAGGCGGCCGCGCTCAAGGCGATCGGCGAGCCGGTCACCGCCCGGGTGGTGGTGCAGGCGGTCATCGAGGGTGGCCCTTCGCAGGGCACGCTGCACGCGGGCGACATCATCCGGTCGGTGGACGGCGAGCAGGTGCGGAAGCCGACCGATGTCGCCGACATCGTCACCCGCCACGAGCCGGGCGAGAAGGTCCGCTTCACGGTGGTCCCCGCGGACGAGGTGGAGGACGCACAGAAGGACGGCCGCGGCATCGGCTCCCTCGACGGCGAACAGGTCACCGTCCGCACCGAGAAGGCGCCGGAGGACGGCCGCGCCATCGTCGGCATCCAGCCCGGCATCACCCACACCTTCCCGTTCCGGATCGACATCTCGCTCGCGGACGTCGGCGGCCCGAGCGCCGGGATGATGTTCGCGCTGGGCATCATCGACAAGCTGACGCCCGAGGACAAGCTCACCGGCGGCGCCTTCGTGGCGGGCACCGGCACGATAGACGCGACCGGCCGGGTGGGCGCGATCGGCGGCATCGGCATGAAGACGATCGCCGCACACGACAAGGGTGCGGAGTACTTCCTCACCCCGGCGAAGAACTGCTCCTCCGCCCTCGCGCACAAGCCCGACGGCCTCACCCTGGTCGAGGTGGAGACGCTCGACGACGCGCTCGGCGCGCTGGAGAAGATTCGCGCGGGCGAGACCGCCGACCTTCCCCGCTGCGGCGGCTGA
- a CDS encoding Fur family transcriptional regulator: protein MSDLLQRLRERGWRLTAQRRVVAEVLDGDHVHYTADEVHTRATDRLPEIARATVYNTLSELVTLGEVREVSTDGRAKRYDPNARHSHQHLVCSQCGMIRDVHPTGDPLASLPDGERYGFSVAGATITYRGLCPDCAAA, encoded by the coding sequence ATGAGCGACCTTCTGCAACGACTGAGAGAGCGTGGCTGGCGGCTCACCGCACAGCGGCGCGTGGTCGCCGAAGTGCTCGACGGCGACCACGTGCACTACACGGCCGACGAGGTCCACACGCGCGCCACGGACCGGCTTCCGGAGATCGCGCGGGCCACGGTCTACAACACGCTGAGCGAACTGGTCACACTGGGCGAGGTGCGAGAAGTCAGCACCGACGGGCGCGCCAAGCGGTACGACCCCAACGCCCGGCACAGCCACCAGCATTTGGTCTGCTCGCAGTGCGGGATGATCCGTGACGTGCACCCGACCGGCGACCCGCTCGCTTCGCTGCCCGACGGGGAGCGGTACGGCTTCTCCGTGGCGGGCGCGACGATCACCTACCGGGGGCTGTGCCCCGACTGCGCCGCGGCCTGA
- a CDS encoding molybdenum cofactor biosynthesis protein MoaE, with protein sequence MSRMAQTHEHPGEQPSPDPIRLLGIRDTPLSVDEVFAAVGDSAAGGTALFVGTVRDHDGGADVARLGYSSHPTAEAELRRVAEKVAADFPVRALAAVHRVGDLEIGDLAVVVAVSCPHRAEAFAASRRLIDDLKSEVPIWKHQTFHDGTQEWVGA encoded by the coding sequence ATGAGCCGCATGGCACAGACGCACGAGCACCCCGGCGAGCAGCCCTCACCCGACCCGATCCGGCTGCTGGGCATCCGCGACACCCCGCTGTCGGTCGACGAGGTGTTCGCCGCGGTCGGCGACTCGGCGGCGGGTGGCACGGCGCTCTTCGTCGGAACGGTCCGCGACCACGACGGCGGCGCGGATGTCGCCCGACTGGGCTACTCGTCCCATCCGACAGCGGAGGCCGAGCTGCGCCGGGTCGCGGAGAAGGTCGCCGCGGACTTCCCCGTGCGGGCACTGGCGGCCGTGCACCGGGTGGGCGACCTGGAGATCGGCGACCTGGCAGTGGTGGTCGCGGTCTCCTGCCCGCACCGCGCGGAGGCCTTCGCGGCGTCCCGTCGCCTCATCGACGACCTGAAGTCCGAAGTCCCCATCTGGAAACACCAGACCTTCCACGACGGCACCCAGGAATGGGTGGGCGCGTAG